The Xanthomonas fragariae genome has a segment encoding these proteins:
- the rpsC gene encoding 30S ribosomal protein S3 → MGHKVHPTGIRLGIAKDWNSKWYASKADFAGYLAADLKVREMLRKKLAQAGVSKILIERPAKTARVTIHTARPGVVIGKRGEDIEKLRKEVSELMGVPAHINVAEVRKPELDAQLVAESIAQQLERRIMFRRAMKRSVGNAMRLSALGIKVNVAGRLNGAEIARSEWYREGRVPLHTLRADIDYGFAEASTTYGIIGIKVWIYKGEVFDFSQVGQEKQDDSPRNDRNDRGDRGDRPSRPAREAR, encoded by the coding sequence ATGGGTCATAAAGTTCATCCGACTGGAATCCGTCTTGGCATCGCCAAGGACTGGAATTCCAAGTGGTACGCAAGTAAGGCAGACTTCGCTGGTTATTTGGCAGCCGACCTGAAAGTGCGTGAAATGCTGCGCAAGAAGCTCGCGCAGGCAGGTGTCAGCAAGATCTTGATCGAGCGACCTGCCAAAACCGCCCGCGTGACGATTCACACTGCCCGGCCGGGAGTGGTGATCGGAAAGCGTGGTGAGGACATCGAAAAATTGCGCAAGGAAGTGAGCGAATTGATGGGCGTTCCTGCACACATCAACGTCGCCGAAGTGCGCAAGCCGGAGCTAGATGCGCAGCTGGTCGCTGAGTCGATCGCGCAGCAGCTTGAGCGTCGCATCATGTTCCGCCGCGCGATGAAGCGCTCGGTCGGTAATGCGATGCGCCTGAGTGCACTGGGTATCAAGGTCAATGTCGCTGGTCGCCTCAATGGTGCAGAAATCGCCCGTTCGGAGTGGTACCGCGAAGGCCGTGTGCCGCTGCACACGCTACGTGCCGACATCGATTACGGTTTTGCCGAGGCGTCCACGACGTACGGCATCATCGGCATCAAGGTCTGGATCTATAAGGGTGAGGTCTTCGACTTCTCCCAGGTTGGCCAGGAGAAGCAGGACGATAGCCCTCGCAACGATCGTAATGATCGCGGCGACCGTGGTGACCGTCCTTCGCGCCCGGCTCGTGAAGCGAGGTAA
- the rplV gene encoding 50S ribosomal protein L22, with protein sequence MEAKAILRTARISPQKARLVADQVRGLSAERAVNLLKFSDKKAAHLIKKVVESAIANAENNQGADVDELKVKTIMVDEGPSLKRFMARAKGRGTRILKRTSHITVIVGAAK encoded by the coding sequence ATGGAAGCGAAAGCAATCCTGCGCACCGCGCGCATCTCCCCTCAGAAGGCCCGCCTGGTCGCTGATCAGGTGCGTGGACTGTCCGCCGAACGTGCGGTCAATCTGCTGAAGTTCTCGGATAAGAAGGCTGCACACCTGATCAAAAAGGTTGTGGAGTCGGCTATTGCCAATGCCGAGAACAATCAGGGCGCGGATGTCGACGAGCTGAAGGTCAAGACCATCATGGTAGATGAAGGTCCGTCCCTGAAGCGTTTCATGGCGCGGGCGAAAGGCCGCGGTACCCGCATCCTCAAGCGCACCAGTCACATCACTGTGATTGTTGGCGCCGCCAAGTAA
- the rpsS gene encoding 30S ribosomal protein S19, with amino-acid sequence MPRSLKKGPFVDHHLAKKVESAAGGKKPIKTWSRRSMIMPHMVGLTIAVHNGKNHIPVLVNENMVGHKFGEFAISRIFKGHAGDKKSSR; translated from the coding sequence ATGCCACGTTCACTCAAAAAGGGCCCGTTCGTCGATCACCATCTTGCAAAAAAGGTGGAGTCCGCTGCGGGTGGCAAGAAGCCGATCAAGACCTGGTCGCGCCGTTCGATGATTATGCCGCACATGGTAGGCCTCACCATCGCCGTGCATAACGGCAAGAACCACATTCCGGTGCTCGTCAACGAGAATATGGTCGGTCACAAGTTCGGCGAATTTGCCATCAGCCGGATCTTCAAAGGTCACGCTGGCGACAAGAAGTCGAGCAGGTAA
- the rplB gene encoding 50S ribosomal protein L2, whose product MPLMKFKPTSPGRRSAVRVVTPDLHKGAPHAALLDSQSKSGGRNHHGRITVRHVGGGHKQHFRIIDVKRDKEGIPARVERIEYDPNRTAHIALLCYVDGERRYIIAPKGLKAGDQVIAGANAPIKTGNTLPLRNIPVGTTVHCIELKPGKGAQIARAAGAAVQLVAREGIYATLRLRSGEMRKVPVECRATIGEVGNDEHNLEKLGKAGAKRWRGVRPTVRGAAMNPVDHPHGGGEAKAGQGNPHPVTPWGVPTKGYKTRKNKRTQQFIVRDRRG is encoded by the coding sequence ATGCCATTGATGAAGTTCAAACCCACCTCTCCCGGCCGTCGTTCCGCCGTGCGCGTGGTTACTCCCGATCTGCACAAGGGCGCACCGCACGCGGCGCTGCTCGATTCGCAGAGCAAGTCCGGTGGTCGTAACCACCATGGCCGCATTACCGTGCGTCACGTCGGTGGTGGCCACAAGCAACACTTCCGCATCATTGACGTCAAGCGCGACAAGGAAGGCATTCCGGCACGTGTAGAGCGGATCGAATACGATCCGAACCGTACCGCTCACATCGCTCTGCTGTGTTACGTCGATGGCGAGCGTCGCTACATCATTGCCCCCAAAGGACTGAAGGCAGGCGACCAGGTCATTGCCGGTGCCAACGCACCGATCAAGACCGGTAACACGCTGCCGCTGCGCAATATTCCGGTCGGTACGACGGTCCACTGTATCGAGCTGAAGCCGGGTAAGGGCGCCCAGATCGCACGTGCTGCAGGTGCAGCCGTCCAGCTGGTCGCTCGCGAAGGCATCTATGCCACCCTGCGTCTGCGCTCGGGCGAGATGCGTAAGGTGCCGGTCGAATGCCGCGCCACCATCGGCGAAGTCGGCAACGACGAGCACAACCTCGAGAAGCTGGGCAAGGCTGGCGCCAAGCGTTGGCGCGGTGTTCGTCCGACCGTTCGCGGTGCAGCCATGAACCCGGTCGATCACCCGCACGGTGGCGGTGAGGCCAAGGCTGGCCAGGGGAATCCACATCCGGTTACCCCGTGGGGTGTTCCGACCAAGGGTTACAAGACGCGCAAAAACAAGCGCACCCAGCAATTCATTGTCCGCGACCGTAGAGGCTAA
- the rplW gene encoding 50S ribosomal protein L23 has translation MSSNEKIFSVLRAPRVSEKTARLQEISNQYVFEVSNEATKADVKAAVEQLFDVKVKAVNVVNVKGKSKSFRNRAGSRGNWRKAYVRLVDGQSIDVTAKA, from the coding sequence ATGAGCAGCAACGAAAAAATCTTCAGCGTACTGCGTGCTCCGCGAGTCTCAGAAAAGACCGCGCGCTTGCAGGAAATATCCAACCAGTATGTCTTCGAAGTTTCGAACGAAGCCACCAAGGCCGACGTAAAAGCCGCAGTTGAGCAGTTGTTCGACGTCAAGGTCAAAGCAGTCAATGTGGTCAACGTCAAGGGCAAGAGCAAGTCCTTCCGTAACCGTGCTGGCAGCCGCGGCAATTGGCGCAAGGCGTACGTCCGCCTGGTTGATGGTCAGTCCATCGACGTAACGGCCAAGGCCTGA
- the rplD gene encoding 50S ribosomal protein L4 has product MELVITGSNNKVSVSDAVFGREFSENLVHQVVVAYRNAGRAGTKAQKTRSEVAGTTKKSKKQKGGGARHGALTAPIFVGGGVTFAAKPRSFEQKVNRKMYRAAICAIFSELNRQGRLMIVDSFDVETTKTQGLIDKLKGLDVGKRPLIVTEEASEHLYLSARNLPYVQVRDVQGLDPVALVGADTVVITADAVKKVEEWLA; this is encoded by the coding sequence ATGGAACTCGTTATCACGGGTAGTAACAATAAGGTCTCGGTCTCCGATGCCGTGTTCGGTCGCGAATTCAGCGAAAATCTTGTTCACCAAGTCGTCGTCGCTTATCGCAACGCCGGTCGCGCTGGTACCAAGGCTCAGAAGACGCGTTCTGAAGTTGCGGGCACGACCAAGAAGTCGAAGAAGCAAAAGGGCGGCGGTGCGCGTCATGGCGCGCTGACGGCTCCGATTTTCGTCGGCGGCGGTGTTACCTTCGCGGCCAAGCCGCGCAGCTTCGAGCAAAAAGTCAACCGCAAGATGTACCGTGCTGCCATATGCGCGATCTTCTCTGAGCTCAACCGCCAGGGTCGCCTGATGATTGTTGATTCGTTCGACGTTGAAACAACCAAGACCCAGGGGCTGATCGACAAGCTAAAGGGACTGGATGTGGGCAAGCGCCCGCTGATCGTCACCGAAGAGGCCTCAGAGCACCTGTATCTGTCCGCTCGCAATCTGCCGTATGTGCAGGTGCGTGATGTGCAGGGGCTGGATCCGGTCGCTTTGGTCGGGGCCGACACGGTCGTGATCACCGCCGATGCGGTCAAGAAGGTCGAGGAGTGGCTGGCATGA
- the rplC gene encoding 50S ribosomal protein L3 produces MTKKYSLGFVGRKAGMSRVFTEDGRSVPVTLIEATPNRIAQIKTVEVDGYSAVQVTVGARRAALVNKPAAGHFSKAKVEAGRGLWEFRLEDAQLGDFAVGGEIKADIFEVGQKVDVQGVTKGKGFQGTIKRYNFRMGDATHGNSLSHRAPGSLGQRQTPGRVFPGKKMSGHMGAVQQSTQNLEVVKVDVERGLIAICGAVPGAAGGDVIVRPASKA; encoded by the coding sequence ATGACGAAGAAATATTCGTTGGGCTTCGTGGGCCGTAAGGCCGGTATGAGCCGAGTCTTCACTGAAGATGGCCGCTCGGTACCGGTTACGCTGATCGAAGCAACTCCGAACCGCATCGCGCAGATCAAGACCGTCGAAGTCGATGGCTACAGCGCAGTGCAGGTGACCGTTGGCGCCCGTCGTGCCGCGCTGGTCAATAAGCCGGCTGCAGGTCACTTCTCCAAGGCAAAGGTGGAAGCAGGTCGCGGCCTTTGGGAGTTCCGCCTTGAAGATGCGCAGCTCGGCGATTTCGCCGTCGGCGGCGAAATCAAGGCGGACATCTTCGAGGTCGGCCAGAAAGTCGACGTCCAGGGCGTCACTAAGGGTAAGGGTTTCCAGGGCACCATCAAGCGCTACAACTTCCGTATGGGCGATGCAACTCACGGTAACTCGCTGTCGCATCGCGCGCCGGGTTCGTTGGGTCAACGCCAGACCCCGGGGCGTGTCTTCCCGGGTAAGAAGATGTCGGGCCACATGGGCGCCGTGCAGCAAAGCACGCAGAATCTGGAAGTGGTCAAGGTCGACGTCGAGCGTGGTCTGATTGCTATCTGCGGTGCCGTGCCTGGCGCAGCTGGTGGCGATGTGATCGTCCGTCCGGCGAGCAAGGCATAA
- the rpsJ gene encoding 30S ribosomal protein S10: MSEQKIRIRLKAYDHRLIDRSASEIVETAKRTGAQVRGPIPLPTKIERYTILVSPHADKDARDQYETRTFKRVLDIVDPNDKTVDALMKLELAAGVDVQIKLT, translated from the coding sequence ATGTCGGAACAAAAGATCCGGATTCGGTTGAAGGCTTATGATCATCGCTTGATCGACCGTTCGGCCAGCGAGATCGTCGAGACAGCTAAGCGGACCGGCGCGCAAGTGCGTGGCCCTATTCCGTTGCCGACCAAGATCGAACGTTACACCATCCTCGTATCCCCGCATGCCGACAAGGATGCTCGTGATCAATACGAAACCCGCACGTTCAAGCGTGTGCTCGATATCGTCGACCCCAACGACAAGACCGTGGACGCGCTGATGAAGCTCGAGCTCGCGGCTGGCGTCGACGTCCAGATCAAGCTGACCTGA
- the tuf gene encoding elongation factor Tu, with translation MAKTKFERTKPHVNVGTIGHVDHGKTTLTAALTKIGAERFGGEFKAYDAIDAAPEEKARGITISTAHVEYESPNRHYAHVDCPGHADYVKNMITGAAQMDGAILVCSAADGPMPQTREHILLSRQVGVPHIVVFLNKADMVDDAELLELVEMEVRELLSKYDFPGDDTPIIHGSARLALDGDQSEIGVPAILKLVDALDTFIPEPTRDVDRPFLMPVEDVFSISGRGTVATGRIERGVIKVGDEIEIVGIRATQKTTVTGVEMFRKLLDQGQAGDNAGLLLRGTKRDDLERGQVLCKPGSIKPHTEFEAEVYVLSKDEGGRHTPFFDGYRPQFFFRTTDITGACKLPEGVEMVMPGDNVKMVVTLINPVAMDEGLRFAIREGGRTVGAGVVAKILK, from the coding sequence ATGGCAAAAACTAAATTCGAGCGCACCAAGCCGCACGTGAACGTCGGCACCATTGGTCACGTTGACCATGGCAAGACCACGTTGACCGCTGCGCTGACCAAGATCGGTGCCGAGCGTTTCGGTGGTGAGTTCAAGGCATACGACGCGATCGACGCGGCGCCGGAAGAGAAGGCGCGCGGCATCACGATTTCGACCGCACACGTCGAATACGAATCGCCGAACCGTCACTACGCGCACGTCGACTGCCCCGGTCATGCCGATTACGTCAAGAACATGATCACTGGTGCGGCGCAGATGGACGGTGCGATTTTGGTCTGTTCGGCTGCTGACGGCCCGATGCCGCAGACCCGTGAGCACATCCTGCTTTCGCGCCAGGTCGGTGTGCCGCACATCGTCGTGTTCCTGAACAAGGCAGACATGGTCGACGACGCCGAGCTGCTTGAGCTGGTCGAAATGGAAGTGCGTGAGCTGCTGAGCAAGTACGACTTCCCAGGCGACGACACTCCGATCATTCACGGTTCGGCGCGTCTGGCATTGGATGGCGATCAGAGCGAAATCGGCGTGCCGGCGATCTTGAAGCTTGTCGATGCTCTCGACACCTTCATCCCGGAGCCGACTCGCGACGTTGATCGTCCGTTCCTGATGCCGGTCGAAGACGTATTCTCGATCTCTGGTCGCGGCACCGTGGCGACCGGTCGTATCGAGCGCGGCGTCATCAAGGTTGGCGACGAAATCGAAATCGTCGGTATCCGCGCCACGCAGAAGACCACGGTCACCGGTGTGGAAATGTTCCGCAAGCTGCTGGACCAGGGTCAAGCGGGCGACAACGCCGGTCTGCTGCTGCGTGGCACCAAGCGTGACGACCTGGAGCGCGGGCAGGTGCTTTGCAAGCCGGGTTCGATCAAGCCGCACACCGAGTTTGAAGCTGAAGTCTACGTACTTTCCAAGGATGAGGGTGGGCGTCACACCCCGTTCTTCGATGGCTATCGTCCGCAGTTCTTCTTCCGCACCACCGACATCACTGGCGCTTGCAAGCTGCCGGAAGGCGTGGAGATGGTGATGCCGGGCGACAACGTGAAGATGGTCGTGACCCTGATCAACCCGGTTGCGATGGACGAAGGTCTGCGTTTCGCGATTCGTGAAGGTGGTCGTACCGTCGGCGCCGGCGTGGTTGCAAAGATCCTTAAGTAA
- the fusA gene encoding elongation factor G, which yields MARTTPIERYRNFGIMAHIDAGKTTTSERILFYTGVSHKIGEVHDGAAVMDWMEQEQERGITITSAATTAFWSGMDKSMPQHRFNIIDTPGHVDFTIEVERSLRVLDGAVFVLCAVGGVQPQSETVWRQANKYSVPRMAFVNKMDRTGANFDKVVEQLKARLGAYAVPMQVPIGAEDGFEGVVDLLKMKAIHWDTASQGTTFEYRDIPTDLVEIATEARAFMVEAAAEASEDLMDKYLNEGDLTEEEILLGLRERTLKVEIVPVFCGSAFKNKGVQAMLDGVVHLLPSPADRPPVAGIDEDEKEDTRPATDTAPFSALAFKIMTDPFVGSLTFFRVYSGTLNSGDQVYNPVKSKKERVGRILQMHSNNREEIKEVRAGDIAAAVGLKDVTTGDTLCAQDRVITLERMVFPEPVISMAVEPKTKSDQEKMGMALGRLAQEDPSFRVKTDEESGQTIISGMGELHLDIIVDRMRREFNVEANVGKPQVAYRETIRKSDVKSDYKHAKQSGGKGQYAHVVIELSPMSEEDRKNDSVKDDFLFINDITGGIIPKEFIPSVEKGLRETITSGPIAGFPVVGVKVKLVFGSYHDVDSSEMAFKLAASMAFKQGFAKASPALLEPIMKVEIVSPEDYLGDVMGDVSRRRGVLQGQGDSPSGKIVNAMIPLGEMFGYATSLRSMSQGRATFSMEFDHYEEAPTNIADSVTKKS from the coding sequence GTGGCCCGCACCACCCCTATCGAGCGTTACCGTAACTTCGGCATCATGGCTCACATCGATGCCGGCAAGACCACCACCTCCGAGCGCATCCTGTTCTACACCGGTGTCAGTCACAAGATCGGCGAGGTCCATGACGGCGCTGCAGTGATGGACTGGATGGAGCAGGAGCAAGAGCGTGGTATCACGATCACCTCTGCTGCGACCACCGCGTTCTGGTCGGGCATGGACAAGTCCATGCCGCAGCACCGCTTCAACATTATCGATACCCCCGGGCACGTCGACTTCACCATCGAAGTGGAGCGATCATTGCGCGTGCTCGACGGTGCGGTGTTCGTGCTGTGCGCCGTTGGTGGCGTGCAGCCGCAGTCCGAGACCGTGTGGCGTCAGGCCAACAAATATTCCGTGCCGCGGATGGCGTTCGTCAACAAGATGGACCGTACCGGTGCCAACTTCGACAAGGTCGTTGAGCAGCTGAAGGCTCGTCTTGGTGCCTACGCCGTGCCAATGCAGGTGCCGATCGGCGCTGAAGACGGCTTTGAGGGCGTGGTCGACCTGTTGAAGATGAAGGCGATCCATTGGGATACCGCATCGCAGGGGACCACTTTCGAATATCGCGATATCCCGACCGACCTGGTCGAGATCGCGACCGAAGCGCGTGCGTTCATGGTTGAAGCTGCTGCCGAAGCCAGCGAAGACCTAATGGATAAGTACCTCAACGAAGGCGACCTGACCGAAGAAGAGATATTGCTGGGTCTGCGCGAGCGCACCCTAAAAGTCGAGATCGTGCCGGTATTCTGTGGTTCGGCGTTCAAGAACAAGGGCGTACAGGCCATGCTCGACGGCGTCGTGCACCTGCTGCCGTCGCCGGCAGACCGCCCGCCGGTGGCTGGTATCGACGAAGACGAGAAAGAGGACACTCGCCCTGCGACCGATACTGCGCCTTTCTCTGCGTTGGCGTTCAAGATCATGACCGACCCGTTCGTGGGCTCGCTGACGTTCTTTCGTGTCTATTCGGGCACGCTGAACTCCGGCGACCAGGTCTACAACCCGGTCAAGTCGAAGAAAGAGCGCGTGGGCCGCATCCTGCAGATGCATTCCAACAATCGCGAAGAGATCAAGGAAGTGCGTGCAGGTGATATCGCCGCTGCCGTGGGCCTGAAGGACGTCACCACCGGCGACACGCTGTGCGCGCAGGATCGCGTCATCACCCTGGAGCGCATGGTGTTCCCGGAGCCGGTGATCTCGATGGCTGTGGAGCCGAAGACCAAGTCTGATCAGGAAAAGATGGGTATGGCCCTGGGCCGTCTGGCGCAGGAAGATCCCTCGTTTCGCGTCAAGACCGACGAAGAATCTGGCCAGACCATCATCTCGGGCATGGGTGAGTTGCACCTGGACATCATCGTCGACCGTATGCGCCGCGAGTTCAATGTCGAGGCCAACGTCGGCAAGCCGCAGGTGGCCTACCGTGAAACGATCCGCAAGTCCGACGTCAAGTCCGACTACAAGCATGCCAAGCAGTCCGGTGGTAAAGGTCAATATGCTCACGTCGTGATCGAGTTGTCGCCGATGAGCGAGGAAGATCGCAAGAACGACAGCGTCAAGGACGATTTTCTGTTCATTAACGATATTACCGGCGGCATTATTCCGAAGGAATTCATCCCCTCGGTCGAAAAGGGTCTGCGCGAAACGATCACCAGTGGTCCGATCGCCGGCTTCCCGGTGGTGGGCGTGAAGGTCAAGCTGGTGTTCGGCTCTTACCATGACGTCGACTCGTCGGAAATGGCGTTCAAGCTGGCCGCGTCGATGGCGTTCAAGCAGGGCTTCGCGAAAGCCAGCCCGGCGCTGCTGGAGCCGATCATGAAGGTCGAAATCGTCAGCCCGGAGGATTACCTGGGTGACGTGATGGGCGACGTGAGCCGCCGTCGTGGCGTGTTGCAGGGTCAGGGCGACAGCCCGTCGGGCAAGATCGTCAACGCGATGATTCCGCTGGGCGAAATGTTCGGTTACGCGACTTCGCTGCGCTCCATGAGCCAGGGCCGTGCGACTTTCTCGATGGAATTCGATCACTACGAAGAGGCACCGACCAACATCGCCGATTCCGTCACCAAGAAGAGCTGA
- the rpsG gene encoding 30S ribosomal protein S7 gives MSRKGSTPQRTVLPDPKHGSETIARFINMVMQSGKKSVAEKIVYGAMDVIGEKNPNAVELVQKALDNVAPAVEVKSRRVGGATYQVPVEVRSSRRMALAMRWLIESARKRGENTMPRKLAAELLDASESRGGAVKKREETHRMAEANKPFAHYRW, from the coding sequence ATGTCCCGTAAAGGTTCTACTCCGCAGCGCACCGTCCTGCCTGATCCAAAGCATGGCAGCGAAACCATTGCCCGCTTCATCAATATGGTGATGCAAAGTGGCAAGAAGTCGGTTGCTGAGAAAATTGTCTATGGCGCGATGGACGTCATTGGCGAAAAGAATCCGAATGCCGTCGAGCTGGTGCAGAAAGCACTGGACAACGTGGCCCCGGCTGTCGAAGTTAAATCGCGTCGCGTTGGTGGTGCTACCTATCAGGTGCCTGTCGAAGTGCGCTCCTCTCGTCGCATGGCGCTGGCAATGCGCTGGTTAATCGAGTCCGCGCGCAAGCGTGGCGAGAACACCATGCCGCGCAAGCTGGCTGCAGAATTGTTGGATGCCTCCGAAAGCCGTGGCGGGGCGGTCAAAAAGCGCGAAGAGACGCACCGTATGGCGGAGGCGAACAAGCCGTTCGCACACTACCGCTGGTAA
- the rpsL gene encoding 30S ribosomal protein S12, which translates to MTTINQLVRKPRQATTYKSASPALDKCPQRRGVCTRVYTTTPKKPNSALRKVAKVRLTNQEEVISYIGGEGHNLQEHSVVLIRGGRVKDLPGVRYHTVRGSLDAAGVAKRRQGRSKYGAKRPKS; encoded by the coding sequence ATGACGACGATCAATCAGCTGGTCCGCAAGCCTCGGCAAGCGACCACCTACAAGAGTGCCTCCCCGGCACTGGACAAGTGTCCGCAGCGCCGTGGCGTTTGCACACGCGTCTATACAACTACTCCGAAGAAGCCGAACTCGGCCCTGCGTAAGGTCGCCAAAGTGCGTCTGACGAATCAGGAAGAGGTCATCAGCTACATTGGTGGTGAAGGCCACAATCTGCAGGAGCACTCCGTGGTCCTGATTCGCGGTGGCCGCGTCAAGGATCTTCCTGGTGTGCGCTATCACACCGTCCGTGGTTCGCTGGACGCCGCCGGCGTCGCAAAGCGTCGTCAAGGTCGTTCCAAGTACGGCGCCAAGCGCCCGAAGAGCTAA